One genomic window of Solanum dulcamara chromosome 12, daSolDulc1.2, whole genome shotgun sequence includes the following:
- the LOC129877015 gene encoding DUF21 domain-containing protein At2g14520-like — MGVEYTCCESEFFIHILIIVFLVVFAGMMSGLTLGLMSLSLVDLEVLAKSGTPSDRKNAAKIMPVVQNQHLLLCTLLICNAAAMEALPIFLDSLITAWGAILISVTLILLFGEIIPQSVCSRYGLTIGATMAPVVRVLVWICFPIAYPISKLLDYLLGHQNSCLFRRAELKTLVHFHGNQAGKGGELTNDETTIIAGALELHEKRAGDAMTPISETFSIDLDGKLDRNLTNLILEKGHSRIPIYYDQPTNIVGLLLVKNLLTIHPADETLVRSVTIRKIPRVSYTMRLDDILNEFQKGHSHMAVVTRECNKKTDQPASNSLAHNSVQDVRVDIEDERPLPEKSTSLQKGKSLANGGNTSARRNRNRSRRCSKDMYADILRIDENGLPNIPDDEEVVGIITMEDVIEELLQEEIFDETDHAKHL; from the exons ATGGGGGTGGAGTACACGTGTTGCGAGTCGGAGTTCTTCATTCATATATTGATTATTGTATTTCTGGTAGTGTTTGCCGGAATGATGTCTGGCCTTACATTGGGCTTAATGTCGCTAAGCCTTGTTGATCTTGAAGTCCTTGCAAAGTCTGGAACTCCAAGTGATCGTAAAAATGCTG CCAAGATCATGCCTGTTGTACAAAATCAGCATTTATTACTCTGCACCCTACTAATTTGCAATGCTGCTGCCATGGAA GCACTTCCCATCTTTCTCGACAGCCTAATTACAGCTTGGGGTGCTATACTTATTTCTGTCACATTGATTCTTCTGTTTGGTGAG ATCATACCTCAATCTGTTTGCTCTAGATATGGACTGACCATTGGTGCAACTATGGCCCCAGTTGTCCGCGTTCTTGTTTGGATCTGCTTTCCTATTGCATATCCGATAAGCAAG CTATTGGACTATCTGCTAGGTCATCAAAACAGTTGTCTTTTCAGACGAGCTGAGTTGAAAACTTTAGTACATTTTCATGGAAATCAG GCTGGTAAAGGTGGAGAGCTAACAAATGACGAGACAACTATAATTGCTGGTGCTTTGGAGCTTCACGAGAAAAGAGCCGGTGATGCTATGACCCCCATATCTGAAACCTTTTCAATTGATCTTGACGGGAAGTTGGACAG AAATTTGACCAAtttaattttggagaaagggcataGCAGGATACCAATCTACTATGATCAACCTACAAACATAGTTGGACTTCTTCTG GTTAAGAACTTATTAACCATCCATCCAGCAGATGAAACCCTTGTAAGAAGTGTTACCATCCGAAAGATCCCGAG GGTCTCATATACCATGCGATTGGATGACATCTTGAATGAGTTTCAGAAAGGTCATAGTCATATGGCTGTGGTTACAAGAGAATGCAACAAAAAGACCGACCAGCCTGCTAGCAATAGCCTTGCTCATA ATTCTGTTCAGGATGTGAGAGTAGACATTGAAGACGAAAGACCTCTTCCCGAGAAAAGTACATCATTGCAGAAGGGCAAGAGTCTTGCCAATGGTGGAAACACTTCAGCCAGGAGAAATAGGAATAGGAGCAGGAGGTGCTCCAAAGATATGTACGCCGACATTTTGCGGATAGATGAAAATGGTCTGCCAAATATCCCTGATGATGAAGAGGTTGTTGGGATAATAACTATGGAAGATGTTATTGAAGAGCTCTTACAG GAGGAGATTTTTGATGAGACGGATCATGCAAAGCATTTATAG